A window of Apium graveolens cultivar Ventura chromosome 8, ASM990537v1, whole genome shotgun sequence contains these coding sequences:
- the LOC141677836 gene encoding uncharacterized protein LOC141677836, translating into MRPTKILPFDSQETTRDVPIRSDAVKPVLKSRLMRLFDRQFRVSEKPITGTEAQFSKPEVCNGAELFEPSSVCLTKMVQNFIEESNEKQKCGRNRCNCFNGIGNDSSDDEFDVSIGFGDDLKPKAWYGDFSDTIKNLIQCASVTERNLLADTSNIVEKNKICKIKDDLRRIVTDELVILGYNASICKSRWEKSALYPAGEYEYIDVLVNGEERILIDLDFKSEFEIARPTSNYKTVIQSLPYIYVGKSDRLKQVVSIISEAAKQSLKKKGMHIPPWRKAEYMRAKWLSPYTRNTASSSEPLEKEKSLECECGELELIFGRSNSLSEDRDEKSTAVMSPWQPPAVKPKSCERGGKAVVTGLASLFREKA; encoded by the exons ATGCGGCCTACGAAGATTTTACCGTTTGATTCGCAAGAAACAACTAGAGATGTACCGATCCGTAGTGATGCGGTTAAGCCTGTGTTGAAATCAAGGCTTATGAGACTATTTGACCGACAATTTCGTGTTTCGGAGAAGCCAATTACCGGTACTGAAGCTCAGTTTAGCAAGCCGGAAGTATGTAATGGTGCTGAATTGTTCGAACCGAGCTCTGTTTGCTTGACCAAAATGGTGCAGAATTTTATAGAAGAGAGTAATGAGAAGCAGAAATGTGGACGGAACAGGTGTAATTGTTTTAACGGAATTGGAAATGATAGTTCGGATGATGAATTTGATGTTTCTATCGGTTTTGGTGATGATTTGAAGCCTAAAGCTTGGTACGGTGACTTCTCCGATACGATCAAG AATTTGATTCAGTGTGCAAGCGTTACGGAGAGGAACTTGTTAGCGGATACATCAAATATCGTCGagaaaaataaaatttgtaaGATAAAAGACGATCTGAGAAGAATTGTGACAGATGAATTGGTGATTCTCGGTTACAATGCTTCAATCTGTAAATCGCGGTGGGAGAAATCTGCTTTGTATCCAGCTG GTGAATATGAATACATAGATGTGCTTGTGAACGGAGAAGAAAGAATACTAATTGACCTAGACTTCAAATCAGAGTTCGAAATAGCTCGACCGACATCAAATTACAAAACAGTCATTCAATCTCTACCTTACATCTACGTCGGAAAATCCGATCGTCTCAAACAAGTCGTTTCAATCATATCCGAGGCTGCTAAACAAAGCTTGAAAAAGAAAGGAATGCACATTCCGCCGTGGCGAAAAGCGGAGTACATGAGAGCCAAATGGCTGTCTCCTTACACCAGGAACACAGCATCTTCATCAGAGCCATTGGAGAAAGAGAAAAGTCTTGAATGTGAATGCGGAGAATTGGAGTTAATATTTGGAAGGAGTAATAGTTTAAGTGAGGATCGTGATGAGAAATCGACGGCCGTGATGTCGCCCTGGCAGCCACCGGCGGTGAAGCCGAAGAGCTGTGAAAGAGGAGGCAAGGCAGTTGTTACCGGATTAGCTTCTCTGTTCAGGGAGAAAGCttaa